The DNA region CATGCGCGGCCGGGGCTGCTACCTGTGCGGCGACTCGGGCTTCAAGGGGCGGGTGGGGCTTTACGAGATCCTGGTCATCGACGAGGATATCCAGGAGATGATCAACAAGCGGGCCACCTCCCGCGAGATCAGCCGGTTCGCCGCGGACACCGGCCGGCTCAAGCTCCTGGAGGACGACGCGCGCCTCAAAATCCTCGAGGGCAAGACCACCTTCGAGGAAGCCTCCTCGGCGATCATGCTGTAACACAGCGCCGTAACAGGGGACACCCGTGCCGCAATACAGCTACGAGGCCATCAACGAGGCCGGCAACACCGTCAAGGGGGTGCTCGAGGCCGAAAACCCCGAGACGGCGAAACTGCGCCTTTCGGGCATGGGCTACATTCCCGTGGCCGTGCAGCGCGGCGGCGGCGCGGCCGCCGGCGGGGACGCCTCGGGCCCCATGCTGCTTTTTTCCCGCGTCAAGCCCCAGGAGCTGATCCTTTTCACCAAGCAACTGCGCACCATGCTCGGGGCGGGCCTGTCCATGCTGGAGATCCTGCGGGTCCTGGAACAGCAGTCCGAAAACCCCGTCCTGCGCCATGTCTGCACCACCATGTCCGACGACGTGAAAAAGGGCTCCACCATTTCCAATGCCCTGGCCAAGCACAGGCGGGTGTTTTCCGAGCTCTACGTCAGCATGGTCCGGGCCGGCGAAACCGCCGGCGCCTTGCCCGAGGTCCTCGAACGGCTCATCTACATCATTTCCCACGAGCACCAGGTCCGTTCCGACATCCGCTCGGCCCTGCAATACCCCATCACCGTGGTCGTCGCGCTCGTCATCGCCTTTTTCGTGCTGCTCACCTTCGTGATTCCGGTTTTTGCCAAGATTTTCGCCTCGGCCAAGGTGGCGCTGCCCTGGCCCACCCAGGTGGCCATCAACCTCAACATCGCCATCACCCAGTACTGGCACGTGGGTTTGGTGCTGCTGGCCGGCATCGTCACGGGCCTGTACTTCTGGTTCAAGACCGAGGGCGGCAAGGTCGCCCGGGACGGCTTTTTCCTGCACATCCCGGTCATCGGCCTGCTTTTTCGCAAGGCGGCCATGTCGCGCTTCGCCTCCATCTTTTCCATCCTGCAGGCCAGCGGCGTGCCGGTGCTGACCACCATCGACATCCTGGTCGGCACCATCGGCAACGCGGCCATCGCCCAGGAGTTCAGGCGCATCCAGGACATGATCCGCACCGGCCAGGGCCTGGCCGGGCCGCTGGCCCGGGCGAAATACTTCACGCCCATGGTGGTGACCATGGTGGCCGTGGGTGAGGAGTCGGGCAACCTCGACGAGATGCTCGCCGCCATCAGCGAACATTACGACGCCGAGGTCAGCTACCAGGTCAAGCGGCTTTCCGACGCCCTGGGGCCGGTCCTCATCGTCGGGCTGGCCGGCGTGGTGGGTTTTTTCGCCCTGGCCATTTTCCTGCCCATGTGGGACATGTCCCAGGTCGCCTTCAAACACTGATCCCGGCTGTAACCACAGTTCTTCACAACCGACTGATCGAGACGGGTTTGCCCCGGTGGGCGCGCGAGTGAGACGACAAGGGCAAGGCCTCATGCGTCGGCGGTACGATCTGAGCCTGGCGGTGCTCGTTCCCGTCATTTTGGGCGGCGTGGCCATGTTGGCGGTGCTTTCGGCCGGCGGCCTGCCGCGTCTTTTTCCCGGGGCCTTCGCCGAAGGGGATCTGGCCGTCCCGGCCGTGGCGGCGGGCGTGTGCGTGGCCCTGGCCTCGGCGGTATTTGTGTTGCTGGCCTTGCGGCCCATCCGACGCCTGCTTTCGGCCGCGCCGCCGTCCTTGTCCGCACCCCCGGCGCCCAGGGGGGGCGCGTTGAGCGAATTCAACAAGCTGGACCTGGTGGCCGAGCACGTGGCCGAGGTCCTGGGCAAGCTCGACGCCCGGGCCCAGTTTCCGGACATGGTCGGCGAAAGCCGGGTCATGCGCGGGGTCTTTTCCCACATCCTCAAGGTGGCGGCCACGGAAACGACCGTGC from Solidesulfovibrio sp. includes:
- a CDS encoding type II secretion system F family protein, with the protein product MPQYSYEAINEAGNTVKGVLEAENPETAKLRLSGMGYIPVAVQRGGGAAAGGDASGPMLLFSRVKPQELILFTKQLRTMLGAGLSMLEILRVLEQQSENPVLRHVCTTMSDDVKKGSTISNALAKHRRVFSELYVSMVRAGETAGALPEVLERLIYIISHEHQVRSDIRSALQYPITVVVALVIAFFVLLTFVIPVFAKIFASAKVALPWPTQVAINLNIAITQYWHVGLVLLAGIVTGLYFWFKTEGGKVARDGFFLHIPVIGLLFRKAAMSRFASIFSILQASGVPVLTTIDILVGTIGNAAIAQEFRRIQDMIRTGQGLAGPLARAKYFTPMVVTMVAVGEESGNLDEMLAAISEHYDAEVSYQVKRLSDALGPVLIVGLAGVVGFFALAIFLPMWDMSQVAFKH